ATGATGGTTGTGCTTTTTGCACCAGAAGATTTGCAACTAGTTAAGGGAGCACCTAGCCTTCGTCGCAAATTTATCGACATTGACCTTGGTCAAATTAAGCCTGTTTACTTATCTGAGTTATCCCATTATAACCACGTGCTTAAACAGCGTAATAGCTATTTAAAAAGTGCCCAACAAATTGATGCCGCTTTTCTAGCTGTTCTAGATGAGCAATTAGCTAGCTATGGAGCCCGTGTCATGGAACATCGTATTGATTTTATCAATGCGTTAGAGAAAGAAGCAAATACTCATCACCAAGCCATCTCAAATGGTTTAGAAAGTCTCTCTCTCTCCTATCAGTCGTCAGTTGTCTTTGACAAAAAAACTAATATTTACCAACAATTTTTACACCAACTTGAAAAAAATCATCAGAAAGATTTCTTCCGTAAAAACACTAGCGTTGGTCCACATCGCGATGAATTAGCCTTTTACATTAACGGGATGAATGCTAACTTTGCTAGTCAAGGTCAGCACCGCAGCCTTATCCTTTCCTTAAAAATGGCTGAAGTTAGTTTAATGAAGGCCTTGACTGGAGATAATCCCATTCTTTTACTAGACGATGTCATGAGCGAGCTAGACAATACACGACAAACAAAGTTACTTGAAACAGTAATTAAAGAAAATGTCCAAACCTTTATCACAACAACAAGTTTGGATCACCTGTCACAGTTGCCAGAAGGTATCCGTATTTTTCACGTGACAAAAGGAACCGTTCAAATTGATTCTGATATTCACTAATAACATCAAAAAAGGGTTCAGTTAAACTGAGCCTTTTTTGATATTATGTGGCGATTAAGATTTGACCACACCTAATAAAATAGCACCTACGATAAAACAAATAATTCCTGTGACAACCCAACGCATTTCTTTTTTGGTTTTGGTTTCGCCTAGGAATAAAATGCCTCCGACAATCGAAATGATAGCACCTAATTGTGAGAAACTAAAGGCAATAGCAAGTCCTGCTTTTGATGCAGCTAAAAGCATAAAAATATTCCCAATGCCCCAAAGTAATCCA
The genomic region above belongs to Streptococcus pyogenes and contains:
- the recF gene encoding DNA replication/repair protein RecF (All proteins in this family for which functions are known are DNA-binding proteins that assist the filamentation of RecA onto DNA for the initiation of recombination or recombinational repair.) codes for the protein MWIKELELKHYRNYDHLLASFSSGLNVFIGNNAQGKTNFLEAIYFLSLTRSHRTRADKELIHFDHSTVSLTGKIQRISGTVDLEINLSDKGRVTKINALKQAKLSDYIGTMMVVLFAPEDLQLVKGAPSLRRKFIDIDLGQIKPVYLSELSHYNHVLKQRNSYLKSAQQIDAAFLAVLDEQLASYGARVMEHRIDFINALEKEANTHHQAISNGLESLSLSYQSSVVFDKKTNIYQQFLHQLEKNHQKDFFRKNTSVGPHRDELAFYINGMNANFASQGQHRSLILSLKMAEVSLMKALTGDNPILLLDDVMSELDNTRQTKLLETVIKENVQTFITTTSLDHLSQLPEGIRIFHVTKGTVQIDSDIH